Proteins from one Polynucleobacter wuianus genomic window:
- a CDS encoding heavy-metal-associated domain-containing protein — protein sequence MLNLKVSGMTCAGCINAVTRAVQSQDPSAKVLADLATQTVTLETTLSSAEASQLITDAGFPVVQ from the coding sequence ATGTTGAATCTCAAAGTATCAGGAATGACCTGTGCCGGCTGTATTAATGCCGTGACTAGAGCAGTTCAGTCTCAGGATCCAAGCGCGAAAGTCCTAGCGGATCTAGCAACCCAGACTGTCACCTTAGAAACCACCTTGTCCTCTGCTGAGGCAAGCCAGCTTATAACAGATGCTGGTTTTCCAGTTGTTCAATAG
- a CDS encoding DUF47 domain-containing protein → MFFSKLMPHDGNFFELFNEHAGNIVAASESFLKFVEHYNDEALRAKYTQEVDKAEHACDDVVKEVHRRLHKTFITPIDRDQIFSLINTMDDVADLLQNGTEAMHLYDVKQMTPEMLQMAELCNQCCISMRNAVATLKDISDPEVAKAALKTCDEIDHLESGADRLLSTAITRLFREDIEVRELIKCQRIYELLEEVTDKCEDVANLVEGIVLENS, encoded by the coding sequence ATGTTCTTCAGTAAGTTAATGCCTCACGATGGTAATTTCTTCGAATTGTTCAATGAGCATGCTGGAAATATAGTTGCCGCTTCAGAATCTTTTCTGAAGTTTGTTGAGCACTACAACGATGAAGCCTTGCGCGCAAAATACACTCAAGAAGTAGACAAGGCAGAGCATGCTTGCGATGATGTGGTGAAAGAGGTGCATCGCCGCCTTCACAAAACATTTATCACTCCAATCGATCGTGATCAAATCTTCTCGCTTATCAATACGATGGATGACGTAGCGGATCTTTTGCAAAACGGTACGGAAGCAATGCATTTGTACGATGTAAAACAAATGACCCCAGAAATGTTGCAGATGGCTGAGTTATGTAATCAATGTTGTATCAGCATGAGAAATGCCGTTGCGACATTAAAAGATATTTCTGATCCCGAAGTAGCTAAAGCGGCCCTGAAGACTTGTGATGAGATTGATCACTTGGAATCTGGCGCTGACCGCCTGCTATCAACCGCTATCACGAGACTTTTCCGTGAAGACATTGAAGTGCGGGAGCTCATTAAGTGCCAACGTATCTACGAATTGCTTGAGGAAGTAACTGATAAATGTGAAGACGTTGCCAATTTGGTTGAAGGCATCGTTCTTGAAAACTCTTAA
- a CDS encoding inorganic phosphate transporter, giving the protein MNGFHDAANSIATVVSTGVLKPQQAVVFAAFFNFLAIFIFHLSVAATVGKGIVHPAAVDLHVIFGALVGAIVWNIVTWYYGIPSSSSHALIGGLVGAALPKAGVDGLVWSGIIKTVSFIFISPLVGFLLGSLMMLLVAWVCKNANLAKTDRWFRRLQLVSASAYSLGHGGNDAQKTIGIIWLLLIITGYAEAGAKMPPTWTIICCYIAIAMGTMFGGWRIVKTMGQKLTKLKPVGGFCAETGGAITLFAATALGVPVSTTHTITGAIVGVGSTQRASAVRWGVAGNIVWAWIFTIPATALMSMLVYYLSLMIF; this is encoded by the coding sequence ATGAATGGATTTCATGATGCGGCTAACTCCATTGCTACAGTTGTTTCAACAGGCGTTCTTAAGCCACAACAAGCGGTAGTCTTTGCCGCCTTCTTCAATTTCCTTGCAATCTTTATCTTTCATTTAAGTGTTGCGGCGACAGTTGGCAAGGGAATTGTTCATCCTGCAGCAGTAGATTTGCATGTCATCTTCGGCGCTTTGGTTGGCGCAATCGTTTGGAATATAGTGACTTGGTATTACGGCATTCCATCGAGTTCATCCCATGCTTTGATTGGCGGTCTAGTTGGTGCTGCACTACCAAAAGCAGGAGTTGACGGCTTGGTGTGGTCTGGAATCATCAAAACCGTATCTTTTATTTTCATTTCGCCACTGGTAGGTTTCTTGCTAGGTTCACTCATGATGTTGTTGGTGGCCTGGGTGTGCAAGAACGCAAACCTTGCCAAGACAGATCGTTGGTTCCGTCGCTTACAGTTGGTTTCAGCTAGTGCTTACAGCTTGGGTCATGGTGGTAACGATGCACAAAAAACGATCGGTATTATTTGGCTGCTCTTGATCATTACAGGCTACGCTGAAGCTGGTGCAAAGATGCCTCCAACCTGGACCATTATTTGTTGTTATATCGCTATTGCGATGGGGACGATGTTTGGTGGTTGGCGGATTGTGAAAACGATGGGACAGAAATTAACCAAGCTTAAGCCCGTAGGGGGCTTCTGTGCTGAGACTGGTGGCGCAATTACATTGTTTGCTGCAACAGCCTTGGGTGTACCTGTCTCAACTACCCACACCATTACTGGGGCTATTGTTGGCGTGGGTTCCACTCAGAGGGCAAGCGCAGTACGTTGGGGTGTAGCCGGAAATATCGTGTGGGCATGGATTTTCACCATTCCAGCAACTGCATTGATGTCGATGCTGGTTTATTACCTCAGCTTAATGATCTTTTAA
- the apbC gene encoding iron-sulfur cluster carrier protein ApbC → MSVTVEAVQGALKSLIDPNTKIDFVTAKNVKNLKVDSGDVSMDVVLGYPAKSQFDTIRKAIINSIRELPGVKNVSVNVSSQIVAHAVQRGVKLLPGVKNIIAVASGKGGVGKSTTAVNLALALAAEGAQVGMLDADIYGPSQPMMLGITGRPESIEENTIEPMEGHGLQASSIGFLIEEDAPMVWRGPMVTSALEQLLRQTRWRDLDYLIVDMPPGTGDIQLTLSQKVPVTGSVIVTTPQDIALLDARKGLKMFEKVGVPIIGIIENMSTYICPGCGHEEHVFGSGGGEKMCKEYGVEFLGALPLNLSIREQADAGRPTVIADPEGAISAIYKNIARQVAIRVATLAKDMSSKFPNIVVQNT, encoded by the coding sequence GTGTCAGTGACTGTAGAAGCTGTTCAGGGAGCTTTAAAAAGCTTAATTGATCCAAATACCAAGATCGATTTTGTAACGGCAAAAAATGTAAAGAACCTAAAAGTAGACTCTGGCGATGTCTCGATGGATGTCGTGCTGGGCTATCCTGCAAAAAGTCAATTTGACACAATCCGCAAAGCGATCATTAATAGTATTCGTGAATTGCCTGGCGTCAAGAATGTTAGTGTCAATGTCTCTAGTCAAATTGTTGCTCACGCAGTACAGCGTGGTGTGAAGTTACTTCCTGGTGTAAAAAATATTATTGCGGTGGCAAGTGGCAAAGGCGGTGTTGGTAAATCCACTACTGCAGTTAATTTAGCATTAGCGCTTGCAGCAGAGGGTGCGCAAGTTGGTATGTTGGATGCAGATATTTATGGTCCAAGTCAGCCAATGATGTTGGGCATTACTGGTAGGCCAGAATCGATTGAAGAGAATACGATTGAGCCGATGGAAGGTCATGGACTTCAAGCAAGCTCTATTGGCTTTTTGATTGAGGAAGATGCACCCATGGTATGGCGTGGCCCAATGGTGACTTCTGCTTTGGAGCAATTGCTGCGCCAAACTCGCTGGCGTGATCTAGATTATTTGATTGTTGATATGCCTCCGGGCACCGGTGACATTCAGTTAACTTTGTCGCAAAAAGTTCCCGTGACTGGTTCTGTCATTGTGACGACACCGCAAGATATTGCTTTGCTAGATGCTCGTAAGGGTCTCAAGATGTTTGAGAAGGTTGGTGTCCCAATCATCGGCATTATTGAAAACATGAGTACTTATATTTGTCCTGGCTGTGGCCATGAAGAGCATGTCTTTGGTAGTGGTGGCGGCGAAAAGATGTGCAAAGAGTACGGCGTCGAATTTTTGGGTGCATTGCCTTTGAATCTCTCGATACGTGAGCAAGCTGATGCAGGACGTCCAACTGTCATTGCTGATCCTGAAGGGGCTATTAGTGCAATCTATAAAAATATTGCCCGGCAGGTTGCGATTCGAGTCGCCACCCTTGCCAAAGATATGAGTAGTAAATTCCCAAACATAGTGGTTCAAAACACTTAA
- a CDS encoding DUF3305 domain-containing protein produces the protein MRFAVLMRKQNMDNPWVSYRWAPHEVMPDFGEFNSNSSNSITGQFLGRDNEGESWLFTGFELNLFPDEAEGYYLNVTATTPCWFVMWRLEEDIDRYVDAQSLEIAKADANIAVPHRICVSYNEAARLLDGGESVDTVPMNDEHTSWLQEYVNEKYRPEPKKRHKPASFKGAERPAEK, from the coding sequence ATGCGCTTTGCAGTATTGATGCGTAAACAAAATATGGATAACCCATGGGTTTCATACCGATGGGCCCCTCACGAGGTAATGCCTGATTTCGGAGAGTTCAACAGCAATTCGAGCAATTCGATTACGGGCCAGTTTTTAGGGCGCGATAACGAAGGCGAATCTTGGTTGTTTACTGGCTTTGAATTGAATCTTTTTCCTGATGAGGCTGAGGGCTACTATCTCAATGTGACTGCTACAACACCATGTTGGTTTGTGATGTGGCGCTTAGAAGAAGATATCGATCGTTATGTTGATGCCCAGTCTCTTGAAATTGCAAAAGCAGATGCAAATATCGCCGTTCCTCATCGTATCTGTGTAAGTTATAACGAGGCCGCCCGTTTGCTGGATGGTGGTGAGTCTGTCGATACCGTTCCGATGAATGATGAACACACCTCTTGGCTGCAGGAGTATGTAAACGAAAAATATCGACCTGAGCCTAAAAAACGTCATAAGCCTGCATCATTTAAAGGTGCTGAGCGTCCTGCGGAGAAATAA
- a CDS encoding DUF3306 domain-containing protein, with protein MTDGFLSRWSRRKAGKQDELPEQAKEVAQTSASIPSEVKEPNGDKPPVTLDDVEKIDRFDPDFSAFMKSDVDPAVQQAALKKMFTDPHFNVMDGLDIYIDDYSKPDPLPPGMLERMAQSGMLNLFQKTDEGGTKASDQAVGAAGPDKPALEASSESDLTSTQSQELEKSTNLDEMPIESDKKKT; from the coding sequence ATGACTGATGGTTTTCTAAGTCGCTGGTCGCGCCGCAAGGCTGGCAAACAAGATGAGCTTCCTGAGCAGGCAAAAGAAGTTGCTCAGACATCTGCGTCGATCCCTTCTGAAGTTAAGGAGCCCAATGGCGATAAACCACCGGTAACCTTAGATGATGTGGAAAAGATTGATCGGTTCGACCCTGATTTTTCTGCATTCATGAAATCCGATGTTGATCCCGCCGTGCAGCAGGCTGCTCTCAAGAAAATGTTTACGGATCCGCACTTCAACGTGATGGATGGCCTTGATATTTACATTGACGACTACTCCAAGCCAGATCCATTGCCGCCTGGAATGCTCGAAAGAATGGCGCAAAGCGGTATGCTCAATTTGTTTCAAAAGACTGATGAGGGAGGCACCAAGGCGAGCGATCAGGCTGTTGGAGCGGCAGGCCCTGATAAACCAGCTTTAGAAGCTTCTTCTGAAAGTGATTTAACATCCACTCAATCCCAAGAACTGGAAAAATCCACCAACTTGGATGAAATGCCGATAGAGTCAGATAAGAAAAAAACCTAA
- a CDS encoding 4Fe-4S binding protein codes for MSQKLVCNCNGTMPLDAKALGVTVHQSLCRQELGSFIKALDGSEELVIACTQEGALFTEIAEQSEKPLVAPLRFVNIREVAGWTQEAKLSGPKIAALLALADMPEAEPVPVVNYESQGRLLIVGPGSQAIPWAEKISISLDVSVLCTEPGDLPLTRNYPIYSGLITKLDGYLGNFSVDWDLQNPIDPEMCTRCGACLEACPENAIDLSFQIDLEKCKSHRACVTACASIGAIAFDRSDRKRNAEFDLILDLRADPKMRMSQTPQGYFAPGKDPLDQALVVNQLLEMVGEFEKPKYFVYNEKVCAHGRNGKVGCSACIDVCSTGAISSIFKSGQGTVEVNPNLCMGCGACSTVCPSGAMRYNYPSVPHQGKELKTLATVFQAEAKKLDQSAAPSLLLHTLKAGTQMIDGLGRSAHVMPKQYEALPSFVIPYGIEHIASTGLDLWLGALTYGFAEVILLLSGDEDPAYRAALEEQSQLANAILKAYGFNERIQLVMANSVEDLQVISQAMGALRQRGALNSICTPASYGLSNQKRETLEAALEYLQKQAKTPLPEAGVALPKNALLGGLAINKDACTLCMSCVSSCPEGALLDNPDEPILSFIEKQCVQCGICAQTCPEHALTLEPRLQTVEQRKQKVALNQTQAFHCISCGKPFGTAKMVDLMLTKLGAHGAFAGAAMDRLKMCGDCRVVDMVKKEI; via the coding sequence ATGAGTCAAAAATTAGTCTGTAACTGCAATGGCACGATGCCACTAGATGCGAAGGCTTTGGGAGTTACTGTTCATCAATCTCTATGTAGGCAAGAGCTTGGATCTTTTATTAAGGCTCTTGATGGCTCTGAAGAGTTAGTTATTGCTTGTACACAAGAAGGCGCCCTGTTTACTGAGATAGCAGAGCAATCTGAAAAGCCCTTGGTGGCGCCACTGCGCTTTGTCAATATTCGTGAAGTAGCTGGCTGGACGCAAGAAGCAAAATTATCGGGACCAAAGATTGCGGCTTTATTGGCCTTGGCCGATATGCCAGAAGCAGAACCCGTGCCCGTAGTGAATTACGAAAGCCAAGGAAGGTTATTGATTGTTGGTCCTGGATCACAAGCAATTCCTTGGGCAGAAAAGATTTCTATTTCTTTAGATGTTTCTGTTCTCTGTACTGAGCCAGGCGATTTACCGCTGACACGTAACTATCCAATTTATAGCGGACTCATTACAAAGTTGGATGGGTATCTTGGCAATTTCTCGGTGGATTGGGATCTACAAAACCCAATTGATCCAGAGATGTGTACGCGTTGCGGGGCTTGCCTTGAAGCTTGTCCTGAAAATGCGATTGATCTTTCATTTCAAATTGATTTGGAGAAATGCAAATCGCACCGAGCTTGCGTGACAGCGTGTGCCAGTATTGGCGCTATAGCTTTTGATCGATCTGATCGTAAACGTAATGCTGAGTTTGATTTGATTTTGGATTTACGTGCCGATCCTAAAATGCGCATGAGCCAAACTCCGCAAGGTTACTTTGCTCCAGGCAAGGATCCACTTGATCAAGCTTTGGTAGTCAACCAATTGCTAGAGATGGTTGGTGAGTTCGAGAAGCCAAAGTATTTTGTCTACAACGAAAAAGTCTGTGCGCATGGCCGCAACGGCAAGGTGGGGTGCAGTGCCTGTATTGATGTCTGCTCAACTGGTGCTATCAGTTCTATATTTAAGAGTGGGCAGGGCACTGTTGAGGTCAATCCAAATCTTTGTATGGGTTGCGGCGCTTGTTCCACAGTCTGCCCGTCTGGCGCAATGCGCTACAACTATCCGAGCGTTCCGCATCAAGGTAAAGAATTAAAAACTCTCGCCACCGTGTTTCAGGCGGAGGCGAAGAAACTCGATCAATCAGCAGCCCCAAGCTTGCTTCTGCATACCCTGAAGGCTGGCACTCAAATGATTGATGGCCTAGGCCGCTCTGCCCATGTGATGCCAAAGCAATATGAGGCATTACCATCTTTTGTGATCCCGTATGGTATTGAACATATCGCTTCCACTGGTTTGGACCTTTGGTTGGGCGCTCTGACTTACGGCTTTGCTGAAGTAATCTTGTTATTGAGTGGGGATGAAGATCCTGCATACCGTGCTGCTCTCGAAGAACAGTCTCAATTAGCAAACGCCATCCTAAAAGCTTATGGCTTTAACGAGCGTATCCAATTGGTCATGGCCAATTCGGTAGAAGACTTGCAAGTAATCTCTCAGGCGATGGGCGCTTTGCGTCAGCGAGGTGCACTAAATTCAATTTGTACGCCTGCCAGTTACGGCTTGTCAAATCAAAAGCGCGAAACTTTAGAAGCTGCTCTAGAGTATTTGCAAAAGCAAGCAAAGACTCCATTGCCAGAAGCGGGCGTTGCTCTACCTAAAAATGCATTATTAGGCGGCTTAGCGATAAATAAAGATGCCTGTACTTTATGTATGTCTTGTGTCAGTAGCTGTCCAGAGGGCGCGCTCCTCGATAATCCTGATGAGCCCATTCTGTCCTTCATTGAAAAGCAGTGCGTGCAATGTGGCATCTGCGCGCAAACTTGCCCTGAGCATGCATTGACCTTAGAGCCCCGTTTGCAAACGGTTGAGCAGCGTAAGCAAAAAGTGGCACTCAATCAGACTCAAGCGTTCCATTGCATTAGTTGCGGAAAACCCTTTGGTACTGCGAAGATGGTTGATCTCATGTTGACCAAGTTGGGGGCGCACGGTGCTTTTGCTGGAGCAGCAATGGATCGTCTAAAGATGTGCGGCGATTGTCGAGTGGTAGATATGGTGAAAAAAGAAATATGA
- a CDS encoding TorD/DmsD family molecular chaperone, with translation MSTKENASTEVGEVGLPEDLARADLYGLIARFFHLPPDQELLNQIAATADQQDAADEAPLAKVWMDVVEVAKNNPAKAWHDEFDLNFISVGKPNVVLNGSFYMAGHLNERPLVNIRNALAEFGLESAEEVTETEDHISALCEVMRYLIAGDDVEVSNLTNQRVFFNEHIRPWYEEMCDAIEAIPEMHLYRPVAALTREFLAIEGQGFDML, from the coding sequence ATGAGCACAAAAGAGAATGCATCAACCGAAGTAGGTGAAGTGGGTTTGCCAGAAGATTTAGCGAGAGCCGACCTTTATGGTTTGATTGCGAGATTTTTTCATTTGCCACCAGATCAAGAGTTACTAAATCAAATAGCTGCAACTGCCGATCAACAGGATGCGGCTGATGAGGCGCCTTTAGCTAAGGTGTGGATGGATGTAGTTGAAGTAGCTAAAAATAATCCGGCCAAGGCCTGGCATGATGAGTTTGATCTAAATTTCATTAGCGTAGGTAAGCCCAATGTGGTGCTCAATGGCTCTTTCTACATGGCCGGTCACTTGAATGAAAGGCCATTGGTCAATATTCGTAATGCTTTGGCGGAATTTGGTCTGGAATCAGCAGAAGAAGTTACGGAAACTGAAGACCATATTTCTGCGCTATGTGAGGTGATGCGTTATCTCATCGCGGGGGATGATGTTGAGGTATCAAACCTTACAAACCAAAGGGTTTTTTTCAATGAGCATATTCGCCCCTGGTATGAGGAGATGTGCGATGCCATTGAGGCCATTCCTGAAATGCACCTTTATCGTCCAGTAGCCGCTCTTACAAGAGAATTTCTGGCTATTGAAGGCCAAGGTTTTGACATGCTTTAA
- a CDS encoding formate dehydrogenase subunit alpha, producing the protein MSLTRKSNTPQSSRTTSRLIGSLSRGLKAAVPTMDRRTFLKRSGVGVGAGIAASQLSLVQKAVAEPSKAMLDGKGKIEVKRSICTHCSVGCAVDATVENGVWVRQDPVFDSPINMGAHCAKGAALREHGHGDYRLRYPMKLVDGKYQRISWDQALTEITAQMKSIREKYSPDAMFFIGSSKHNNEQAYLLRKWVSFFGTNNTDHQARICHSTTVAGVANTWGYGAMTNSYNDMMNAKAALYIGSNAAEAHPVSMLMLLHAKENGCKVIVVDPRYTRTAAKSDQYIRIRSGTDIPFLFGMLYHIFKNGWEDKKYINDRVYGMDEIRKEVMEKWTPAAVEEACGVPEAQVYQAAKTMAMNRPSTVVWCMGQTQHTIGNAIVRASCILQLALGNVGKSGGGTNIFRGHDNVQGATDVGPNPDSLPGYYGLAAGSWKHFATVWGVDYEWIKGRYAPDMMEKSGTTVSRWVDAVLEKNDMIDQQTNVKGLFFWGHAPNSQTRGLDMKRAMDKLDLLVVVDPYPSATAAMAAMPPAEGQTVNKNRNVYLLPAATQFETCGSATASNRSLQWREKVIDPLFESVPDHVIMQAFADRLGFGEELSKNYKILNSKFAGKQWKEPQIEDILREINRSCWTIGYTGQTPERLKAHMRMVATFDPKTLKSRGGVDPVTGYDTTGDYYGLPWPCYGTAAIKHPGSPNLYDTSKSVMEGGGNFRANFGVERDGVSLLAADGSHSKGAAITTGYPEFDHVLMKKLGWWDQLTDDEKKLAEGKNWKTDLSGGIQRVVMKNGCHPFGNAKARAVVWNFPDPVPIHREALYSTNAPMMRKYPTSADKKNFWRLPTLYKTVQDQNLNQKLYEKFPIILTSGRLVEYEGGGDETRSNPWLAELQQENFVEINPKAAADRGIKNWDYVWVKSPTGAKIKVRALVTERVDQGTAFVPFHFAGWWQGENIRKYYPEGAAQVVQGEAVNTATTYGYDQVTMMQETKTTMCQIEKFA; encoded by the coding sequence ATGAGTCTGACTCGTAAATCTAATACCCCACAAAGCAGCCGCACTACATCACGTCTGATCGGCAGCCTATCGCGCGGCTTAAAAGCGGCAGTGCCTACGATGGATCGCCGAACATTCCTAAAACGTTCAGGTGTTGGCGTTGGTGCTGGTATCGCTGCAAGCCAATTGAGCTTGGTGCAGAAAGCGGTAGCTGAGCCAAGCAAGGCAATGCTCGATGGCAAGGGAAAGATTGAGGTTAAGAGATCTATCTGTACCCACTGCTCTGTAGGCTGCGCGGTAGATGCTACCGTTGAGAATGGTGTTTGGGTACGTCAAGACCCAGTGTTTGATTCTCCGATTAATATGGGCGCCCACTGTGCTAAGGGCGCAGCCTTGCGTGAACATGGTCACGGTGACTATCGTTTGCGTTATCCAATGAAGCTGGTTGATGGCAAGTATCAGCGGATTTCTTGGGACCAAGCGCTGACAGAAATTACTGCTCAGATGAAGAGTATTCGAGAGAAATACTCTCCGGATGCGATGTTCTTTATTGGATCATCAAAGCACAACAATGAACAGGCCTACTTACTCCGTAAGTGGGTCTCTTTCTTTGGCACAAATAATACAGACCATCAAGCTCGTATTTGTCACTCAACCACAGTTGCCGGTGTTGCAAACACCTGGGGCTATGGTGCGATGACCAATAGTTATAACGACATGATGAATGCGAAGGCAGCTTTGTACATTGGTTCCAATGCCGCTGAAGCTCACCCAGTTTCGATGTTGATGTTGTTGCACGCCAAGGAAAATGGTTGCAAGGTAATCGTGGTTGATCCACGTTATACCCGTACTGCTGCCAAGTCAGATCAATATATTCGTATTCGTTCGGGTACCGACATTCCATTCCTCTTTGGCATGCTGTACCACATCTTCAAAAATGGCTGGGAAGATAAGAAGTACATCAATGATCGCGTCTACGGTATGGATGAGATCCGCAAAGAAGTGATGGAGAAGTGGACTCCAGCTGCTGTTGAAGAGGCTTGCGGCGTTCCAGAAGCACAGGTTTATCAAGCCGCTAAAACGATGGCCATGAATCGTCCAAGTACGGTTGTTTGGTGTATGGGCCAAACCCAGCACACGATTGGTAACGCAATCGTTCGTGCATCTTGCATTTTGCAGTTGGCATTGGGTAACGTTGGTAAATCCGGCGGCGGTACAAATATTTTCCGCGGCCACGATAACGTTCAGGGTGCTACTGACGTTGGTCCTAACCCAGACTCATTGCCTGGCTACTATGGCTTGGCAGCGGGTTCATGGAAACACTTCGCAACTGTTTGGGGTGTTGACTATGAGTGGATTAAAGGTCGCTATGCGCCAGATATGATGGAGAAGTCTGGTACGACCGTATCTCGTTGGGTTGATGCTGTTCTCGAAAAGAACGACATGATCGATCAACAGACCAACGTTAAGGGCTTGTTCTTCTGGGGTCATGCGCCCAACTCACAAACTCGTGGCCTCGATATGAAGCGCGCGATGGATAAGTTAGATCTCTTGGTAGTTGTGGATCCATATCCAAGTGCTACTGCTGCAATGGCAGCAATGCCTCCTGCAGAAGGTCAGACAGTCAATAAGAATCGCAATGTTTACTTGTTGCCTGCTGCAACTCAATTTGAAACCTGTGGCTCCGCTACGGCATCAAACCGTTCATTGCAGTGGCGCGAGAAAGTCATCGATCCATTGTTTGAATCAGTACCTGACCATGTGATCATGCAAGCATTTGCTGATCGCCTTGGTTTTGGTGAAGAGTTATCCAAGAATTACAAGATTCTCAATTCCAAATTTGCTGGTAAGCAATGGAAAGAACCGCAGATTGAAGACATCTTGCGCGAGATCAATCGCTCATGCTGGACTATTGGCTACACCGGTCAAACTCCTGAGCGTCTCAAAGCGCATATGAGAATGGTTGCAACCTTTGATCCGAAGACCCTCAAGTCTCGTGGTGGCGTTGACCCAGTAACAGGCTACGACACTACTGGTGATTACTATGGCTTGCCTTGGCCTTGCTACGGCACAGCTGCTATCAAGCATCCCGGTTCACCAAACCTCTATGACACTAGTAAGAGTGTGATGGAAGGTGGCGGTAACTTCCGCGCGAACTTTGGTGTGGAGCGTGATGGTGTCAGCTTACTTGCTGCTGACGGTTCTCACTCTAAGGGTGCTGCTATCACGACAGGTTACCCAGAGTTTGATCACGTATTGATGAAGAAGTTAGGTTGGTGGGATCAGTTGACCGATGACGAGAAAAAGCTTGCCGAAGGTAAAAACTGGAAGACCGACTTGTCTGGTGGTATTCAGCGCGTGGTCATGAAGAATGGTTGCCATCCATTTGGTAACGCTAAAGCGCGTGCTGTAGTTTGGAACTTCCCAGATCCAGTTCCGATTCACCGTGAGGCGCTCTACAGTACTAACGCTCCGATGATGCGCAAGTATCCAACCTCCGCCGATAAGAAGAATTTCTGGCGCTTGCCAACTCTCTATAAGACTGTTCAAGATCAGAACTTGAATCAGAAGCTATACGAGAAGTTCCCAATCATTCTGACCTCTGGTCGCTTGGTTGAGTACGAAGGTGGTGGTGATGAGACTCGTTCTAATCCATGGTTGGCAGAACTCCAGCAAGAAAACTTTGTGGAGATTAATCCAAAGGCTGCAGCTGATCGCGGTATCAAGAACTGGGATTATGTTTGGGTTAAATCGCCTACTGGCGCCAAGATCAAGGTACGCGCATTGGTAACAGAGCGTGTTGATCAAGGAACCGCATTTGTGCCATTCCACTTTGCTGGTTGGTGGCAGGGCGAAAACATTCGTAAGTACTACCCAGAGGGTGCTGCTCAGGTAGTTCAGGGTGAGGCGGTCAATACTGCAACGACATATGGTTACGACCAGGTGACGATGATGCAAGAGACCAAAACCACCATGTGTCAAATCGAGAAATTTGCCTAA
- the fdh3B gene encoding formate dehydrogenase FDH3 subunit beta codes for MARMKFICDTERCIECNGCVTACKNDNEVPWGVNRRRVVTVNDGIIGQEKSVSVACMHCTDAPCMAVCPVDCFYRTDEGVVLHDKDICIGCGYCSFACPFGAPQFLSKGAFGSRSKMDKCTFCSGGPEENGSVAEFEKYGRNRLAEGKLPLCAEMCSTKALIGGDSDIISGIFNTRVANREKNGKYPGSQAFGWSTAYGGPGTPAPAPTPADKIPGAK; via the coding sequence ATGGCAAGAATGAAATTTATTTGCGACACAGAACGATGCATTGAGTGCAACGGTTGTGTCACTGCTTGTAAGAACGATAACGAAGTACCTTGGGGCGTAAATCGTCGCCGTGTAGTTACTGTTAACGATGGCATCATCGGTCAAGAAAAATCAGTTTCAGTTGCTTGTATGCACTGTACTGATGCTCCTTGTATGGCAGTATGTCCAGTAGATTGCTTCTACCGCACTGATGAAGGCGTTGTCTTGCATGACAAAGATATTTGCATCGGTTGCGGATACTGTTCATTTGCTTGCCCATTCGGCGCTCCTCAGTTTTTGAGCAAAGGCGCCTTTGGTTCACGCAGCAAAATGGACAAGTGCACATTCTGTAGTGGTGGCCCAGAAGAGAACGGTAGCGTTGCAGAATTCGAGAAGTATGGCCGCAATCGTTTGGCAGAAGGCAAGTTGCCACTCTGTGCGGAGATGTGTTCAACCAAGGCTTTGATTGGTGGTGATAGCGACATCATTTCTGGCATCTTTAATACACGTGTTGCGAATCGCGAGAAGAATGGCAAATATCCTGGCAGCCAAGCATTTGGTTGGTCCACGGCTTATGGCGGTCCAGGTACTCCAGCGCCAGCACCTACGCCTGCAGACAAAATTCCAGGAGCTAAATAA